In Gigantopelta aegis isolate Gae_Host chromosome 6, Gae_host_genome, whole genome shotgun sequence, the following are encoded in one genomic region:
- the LOC121374503 gene encoding Bloom syndrome protein homolog: protein MSDQCRKLTELDFRATYILKDVSETEAIQRGYFEFVFGSPEMLVSITEWRDMLKSTIYQDRLKMIVVDETHTVIQWGLASGTDAPFREWFSKIGEIRSLFPKAVIAALTATTPPIQRRKIMKSLCFGAN, encoded by the exons ATGTCGGATCAGTGCAGAAAACTTACAGAACTTGATTTTCGAGCGACGTACATATTGAAAGATGTCTCTGAAACTGAAGCGATTCAACGGGGATATTTTGAGTTTGTCTTCGGTAGTCCAGAAATGCTTGTCAGTATAACTGAATGGAGGGATATGCTGAAGTCTACAATTTATCAAGATAGACTGAAGATGATTGTCGTTGATGAAACACATACTGTCATTCAATG GGGTTTGGCCAGTGGTACAGATGCGCCATTTAGAGAATGGTTTTCAAAGATTGGCGAAATCAGATCCCTGTTCCCCAAAGCTGTCATTGCTGCCCTAACAGCCACCACTCCGCCAATTCAGAgaagaaaaataatgaaaagTCTGTGCTTTGgtgcaaactga